One stretch of Solenopsis invicta isolate M01_SB chromosome 16, UNIL_Sinv_3.0, whole genome shotgun sequence DNA includes these proteins:
- the LOC105204729 gene encoding uncharacterized protein LOC105204729 — protein sequence MVPVPKFPSAETSRARRRRTQNDTKCERNVSEQMPRNGTLLWLSENYSWKVGMSPDDYRRIVVQCRKDLLSLIVDHNRVHHSHLSNVSWMETQRILRSKTVNPENQQQESQVEDSHSEDSSCAEKKAILPSPLRIIPSTPQPYRDDDKFAIKATLAKIYG from the exons ATGGTACCTGTACCAAAGTTTCCATCGGCGGAAACTTCGCGCGCTCGTCGCCGACGCACTCAAAATGATACAAAATGTGAGAGAAATGTGTCGGAGCAGATGCCTCGAAACGGGACACTTTTATGGCTCAGCGAAAATTATTCGTGGAAAGTCGGTATGTCTCCAGATGATTACCGAAGAATCGTCGTTCAATgtagaaaag ATCTATTGAGTCTTATCGTGGACCACAATCGTGTGCATCACAGTCATCTAAGCAATGTTTCGTGGATGGAAACGCAAAGAATCCTCCGTTCTAAGACGGTTAATCCAGAAAATCAGCAGCAAGAGTCGCAAGTGGAAGACTCACATTCGGAAGACTCGTCCTGCGCAGAGAAGAAAGCCATCTTGCCATCGCCCCTACGAATTATCCCCTCCACCCCCCAACCTTATCGTGACGACGATAAGTTCGCAATAAAAGCTACTCTGGCGAAAATTTATGGCTAG